One Oscillospiraceae bacterium genomic region harbors:
- a CDS encoding zinc-binding alcohol dehydrogenase family protein, whose protein sequence is MKAVQIVKPNDLRIIDMDKPTIDAKNNVLVKIKAAGICGSDVGIYHGTNAAATYPRVIGHEIVGVVEEVGGNAKKIKVGDRVIVDQVTACGTCYACRKGRPNVCEHLQVRGVHIDGGYREYMAVPESDVYVLPDSLSYQDAVMIEPTTIAVQACSRAQLEFQDTVMIIGAGALGSSMLRIVNLYSPRKIIVVDIDEPKLEAALQNGATDVINSKAEDVVTRAKELTDGYGPTVVIDCACFHGSFLTACKAAGNASRVITMGFSIAPDEINQFVITSKELDVRGSRLQNHRFQTVIDLINKGKIDLNGSISHTFKLTDAQAAFDFNDTHDPSIRKIALLND, encoded by the coding sequence ATGAAAGCAGTTCAGATCGTAAAACCCAATGATCTCCGCATCATCGATATGGATAAGCCCACCATCGACGCCAAGAACAACGTCCTGGTCAAGATCAAGGCCGCCGGCATCTGCGGCTCTGACGTGGGCATCTACCACGGCACCAACGCCGCCGCCACCTATCCCCGCGTCATCGGCCACGAGATCGTCGGTGTGGTTGAGGAAGTCGGCGGCAACGCCAAGAAGATCAAGGTCGGCGACCGCGTCATCGTGGACCAGGTCACTGCCTGCGGCACCTGCTATGCCTGCCGCAAGGGCCGTCCCAATGTTTGTGAGCACCTGCAGGTCCGCGGCGTCCACATCGATGGCGGCTACCGCGAGTACATGGCCGTGCCCGAGAGCGACGTTTATGTCCTGCCCGACAGCCTGAGCTACCAGGATGCCGTTATGATCGAGCCCACCACCATCGCCGTGCAGGCTTGCAGCCGTGCCCAGCTGGAGTTCCAGGACACCGTTATGATCATCGGTGCCGGCGCTCTGGGCAGCAGCATGCTGCGCATCGTCAACCTGTACAGCCCCCGCAAGATCATCGTCGTGGACATCGACGAGCCCAAGCTGGAGGCCGCCCTCCAGAACGGCGCTACCGACGTCATCAACTCCAAGGCCGAGGATGTCGTCACCCGCGCTAAGGAGCTGACCGATGGCTACGGCCCGACGGTCGTCATCGACTGCGCCTGCTTCCATGGCAGTTTCCTGACCGCCTGCAAGGCCGCTGGCAACGCAAGCCGCGTCATCACCATGGGCTTCAGCATCGCCCCCGATGAGATCAACCAGTTCGTCATCACCAGCAAAGAGCTGGACGTTCGCGGCAGCCGCCTGCAGAACCACCGTTTCCAGACCGTCATCGACCTCATCAACAAGGGCAAGATCGACCTGAACGGCTCCATCAGCCACACTTTCAAGCTGACCGACGCCCAGGCCGCTTTCGACTTCAACGACACCCACGATCCGTCCATCCGTAAGATCGCCCTGCTGAACGACTAA
- a CDS encoding asparaginase yields the protein MKKILLLATGGTIASKPTAAGGLAPAITSEELLSFVPELAKLCEIDAVQLFSLDSTNVGPEQWQQLVHAIRQNYDAYDGFVIAHGTDTMAYTAAALSYMIQNSAKPVVLTGSQKSIYNRDTDARNNLYRTFLYASSDFSWGVQLVFDNKVILGTRARKTRTKSFNAFSSIDYPETAVFRDMRLIPFLRRPDPMPPVQFYEQLDPAVFVLRLVPGMRADIIPLLAPHYRALVVESFGVGGLPGGEHGEMYARLQDWCTSGRLAVFTTQVPHEGCDLAVYEVGRSVKELPGVLEAKDMTPEAVAVKLMWALGQTTDRAEAMRLFTTPVEWDIV from the coding sequence ATGAAAAAGATATTACTCCTCGCCACTGGCGGCACCATCGCCAGCAAACCCACCGCCGCTGGCGGCCTGGCGCCGGCCATTACATCGGAAGAACTCCTTTCTTTCGTGCCGGAGCTGGCCAAACTCTGCGAGATCGACGCGGTGCAGCTGTTCAGTTTGGACTCTACCAACGTAGGCCCGGAACAATGGCAGCAGCTGGTCCATGCCATCCGCCAAAACTACGATGCCTACGATGGTTTCGTCATTGCCCACGGCACCGACACGATGGCCTACACCGCCGCCGCGCTGAGCTACATGATCCAGAACAGCGCCAAGCCAGTGGTGTTGACCGGCAGCCAAAAATCCATCTACAACCGCGATACGGACGCCCGCAACAACCTGTATCGCACCTTTTTGTATGCCAGCAGCGATTTTTCCTGGGGCGTGCAGCTGGTATTTGACAACAAGGTCATCCTGGGCACCCGCGCCCGCAAGACCCGCACCAAAAGCTTCAACGCCTTTTCCAGCATCGACTACCCCGAGACCGCCGTGTTCCGGGATATGCGGCTCATCCCCTTTCTGCGCCGCCCCGACCCGATGCCGCCCGTGCAGTTTTACGAGCAGCTGGACCCCGCCGTCTTCGTACTGCGGCTGGTGCCCGGCATGCGGGCGGACATCATCCCGCTGCTGGCACCTCACTACCGGGCACTGGTGGTGGAAAGCTTCGGCGTAGGCGGCCTGCCCGGCGGCGAGCACGGCGAAATGTACGCCCGCCTGCAGGATTGGTGCACCAGCGGCCGCCTGGCTGTGTTTACCACCCAGGTCCCCCACGAGGGGTGCGACCTGGCGGTGTATGAGGTGGGCCGCTCGGTGAAAGAGCTGCCCGGCGTGCTGGAAGCCAAGGACATGACCCCCGAGGCCGTGGCCGTAAAACTGATGTGGGCGCTGGGCCAGACCACCGACCGCGCCGAGGCCATGCGGCTGTTTACCACGCCGGTCGAGTGGGACATTGTATAA
- a CDS encoding ATP-dependent helicase, with protein MQKETFIKQYAAGLNPQQLAAVQAVHGPVLLLAVPGSGKTTVLVTRLGYMVLCCDVPPAQILTMTYTVAATHEMRGRFAARFGAELAGQMTFRTINGLSAVILQYYSRVYGRRQPELLTNEGDITRMLTDIWQQVNREFPTESTLKELRTAITYIKNMALTDEEIEGLETDLASLPELYRRYQAALKRAGQMDYDDQMVFALQILRAAPPVLAYFQQRYKYFCVDESQDTSKIQHEIIRLLAGRSLNLFMVGDEDQSIYGFRAAYPQALMDFEQVYPGAQVLLMEENYRSSEEIVAAANAFVARSRYRRPKFLRATQGAQCPIEIRRITRREEQIDWLFEEARRGGGETAVLFRNNESALPLVDLCERRGVPYRFKKADLTFFTHKIVLDAVDFLRFAYEPANGERFLRLYYKFGLALSRQRALAACGASARTGRPILEELIRDSETKTRMRESLGDIYAAFKRIPQLNAADALDAVRHGCGYGAYLNQKGMDTGKLAILEMLAEQEPNALRLLDRLEELRMLIAAKADVNSDVPFVLSTIHSCKGLEYDRVVLLDAFDGVLPAKPEICCRTPEDTRQYEEDRRLFYVAMTRARHKLVLFDCKTMPSVFVQEVIFNLPESRAERELAKAETNRVLGRNKPAAAGPALPPVDVAAVTRVGAAVQHAVFGRGVVTEFDGRFVTVEFSGMRVKKLDAALVAEKHLLWDL; from the coding sequence TTGCAGAAAGAGACCTTTATCAAGCAATATGCGGCGGGACTGAACCCCCAACAGCTGGCCGCCGTGCAGGCCGTGCATGGGCCGGTGCTGCTGCTGGCCGTGCCGGGCAGCGGCAAAACCACCGTGCTGGTGACCCGTTTGGGCTACATGGTGCTGTGCTGCGATGTGCCCCCGGCGCAGATCTTAACGATGACCTACACAGTGGCCGCCACCCACGAGATGCGCGGCCGCTTTGCCGCCCGTTTTGGGGCGGAGCTGGCCGGGCAGATGACCTTCCGCACCATTAACGGGCTTTCGGCGGTGATTTTGCAGTATTACAGCCGGGTCTACGGCCGCCGCCAGCCTGAACTGCTGACCAACGAGGGCGACATCACCCGGATGCTGACCGACATCTGGCAGCAGGTGAACCGGGAGTTTCCCACCGAGAGCACGCTGAAAGAGCTGCGCACGGCCATCACCTACATTAAAAATATGGCGCTGACCGACGAGGAAATTGAGGGACTGGAAACCGACCTGGCCAGCCTGCCGGAGCTGTACCGCCGCTACCAGGCCGCGCTGAAACGGGCCGGACAGATGGACTACGACGACCAGATGGTGTTTGCGCTGCAAATTCTGCGGGCCGCGCCGCCGGTGCTGGCGTATTTCCAGCAGCGGTATAAATATTTTTGCGTGGATGAATCGCAGGATACCTCCAAAATTCAGCACGAAATTATACGGCTGCTGGCCGGGCGCAGTCTGAACCTGTTTATGGTAGGCGACGAGGATCAGAGCATCTATGGGTTCCGCGCCGCCTACCCCCAGGCACTGATGGACTTTGAGCAGGTCTACCCCGGCGCACAGGTGCTGCTGATGGAGGAGAATTACCGTTCCAGTGAGGAGATCGTGGCCGCCGCCAACGCCTTTGTGGCCCGCAGCCGCTACCGCCGCCCCAAATTCCTGCGGGCGACCCAGGGGGCGCAGTGCCCCATTGAGATACGGCGCATCACCCGGCGCGAGGAGCAGATCGACTGGCTGTTTGAGGAAGCCCGGCGCGGCGGCGGGGAGACGGCGGTGCTGTTCCGCAACAACGAGAGTGCGCTGCCGCTGGTAGACCTGTGCGAGCGGCGGGGTGTGCCCTACCGCTTTAAAAAGGCCGACCTGACGTTTTTCACCCACAAAATTGTGCTGGATGCCGTGGATTTTTTGCGCTTTGCCTACGAGCCGGCCAATGGTGAGCGGTTTTTGCGACTGTACTACAAGTTTGGGCTGGCGCTCTCCCGCCAGAGGGCGCTGGCGGCCTGTGGGGCCAGTGCCCGCACCGGGCGGCCGATTTTGGAGGAGCTGATCCGTGACTCCGAGACAAAGACTCGGATGCGGGAATCGCTGGGGGATATTTACGCGGCGTTTAAGCGCATCCCGCAGCTGAACGCCGCCGATGCGCTGGACGCCGTGCGCCACGGCTGCGGTTACGGCGCGTACCTGAACCAGAAGGGCATGGACACCGGAAAACTGGCTATTTTGGAAATGCTGGCCGAGCAGGAGCCCAACGCCCTGCGCCTGTTGGACCGGCTGGAAGAGCTGCGGATGCTGATTGCCGCGAAGGCCGATGTAAACAGCGATGTTCCGTTTGTTTTATCGACGATCCATTCCTGCAAGGGTTTGGAGTATGACCGGGTGGTGCTGCTGGATGCCTTTGACGGCGTGCTGCCCGCCAAGCCGGAGATCTGCTGCCGCACCCCCGAGGATACCCGCCAATACGAGGAGGACCGCCGCCTGTTTTACGTGGCAATGACCCGTGCGCGGCACAAGCTGGTGTTGTTCGATTGCAAGACGATGCCCTCGGTTTTTGTGCAGGAAGTAATTTTTAATTTGCCCGAGAGCCGTGCCGAACGGGAGCTGGCCAAGGCCGAAACCAACCGGGTGTTAGGGCGGAATAAGCCTGCGGCGGCCGGGCCTGCGTTGCCGCCGGTGGATGTAGCGGCTGTGACCCGCGTAGGGGCCGCCGTGCAGCATGCGGTGTTCGGGCGAGGGGTCGTAACCGAATTTGACGGACGGTTTGTTACTGTGGAGTTCTCGGGGATGCGGGTCAAGAAATTAGATGCTGCGTTGGTTGCGGAAAAGCATTTGTTGTGGGATTTGTGA
- a CDS encoding GNAT family N-acetyltransferase, giving the protein MKITHEAGKYVLYKEKTVIGMAALEDGRLWVEIDPAWRQRGYGSYLVKEILQQNGGYDVKRETRFTAGPAADEAAGALLKKFGFLPQGGEMVRRRVPDLSAVQLCHEFLTAHLQPGGLYVDATCGNGHDTEFLCRLAGPTGRVLALDIQPAAVENTNTRLGAAGLGAIGQALVHDHACLAELVAPGTADCVLFNFGWLPGADHEVHSTADGSLPALQAALDALKPRGVLAAVLYSGQVIGDSEKQAALGFFRALPLTKYTVLVCEFANWASTAPLPCFVIKK; this is encoded by the coding sequence ATGAAAATCACCCACGAAGCCGGGAAATACGTATTATACAAAGAAAAGACCGTCATCGGCATGGCTGCGCTGGAGGATGGGCGGCTGTGGGTGGAGATCGACCCGGCCTGGCGGCAGCGGGGGTACGGCAGCTATCTGGTCAAGGAGATCTTGCAGCAAAACGGCGGGTATGACGTCAAACGCGAGACCCGCTTTACCGCCGGCCCTGCCGCTGACGAAGCCGCCGGGGCCTTATTGAAAAAGTTCGGCTTTCTGCCCCAGGGCGGCGAGATGGTCCGCCGCCGGGTACCGGATCTTTCGGCGGTGCAGCTTTGCCATGAATTTTTGACAGCCCACCTCCAGCCGGGCGGACTGTATGTGGACGCCACCTGCGGCAACGGCCACGACACCGAGTTTTTGTGCCGCCTGGCAGGACCCACGGGCAGGGTGCTGGCGCTGGATATTCAGCCTGCCGCCGTGGAAAACACCAACACACGGCTGGGCGCCGCCGGGCTGGGGGCCATCGGGCAGGCATTGGTGCACGACCATGCATGTTTGGCCGAACTGGTCGCCCCCGGCACGGCGGATTGCGTGCTGTTCAATTTTGGCTGGCTGCCCGGCGCCGACCACGAGGTGCACTCCACCGCCGATGGCAGTCTGCCCGCCCTGCAGGCCGCGCTGGATGCCCTGAAGCCGCGCGGTGTGCTGGCGGCGGTGCTGTACAGCGGGCAGGTCATCGGTGACAGTGAAAAGCAGGCGGCGCTGGGATTTTTCCGCGCCCTGCCGCTGACAAAATACACCGTGCTGGTATGCGAGTTTGCCAACTGGGCCAGCACCGCTCCCCTGCCCTGCTTCGTGATAAAAAAGTAA
- a CDS encoding trypsin-like peptidase domain-containing protein gives MSSEYDYSGLYNNGQGDSTPDPNQGQNNNQPQNEANQASATRPNQPSQPEQGGYPNVGSSGMNTANTARTDYSAGSSTNNTGANTYNQPNNAYGQNNGYTSSFSGGNGGSNGGYNGYSYASAPQQPPKKEKKHNKVLLRVLAGVGVVALGFGGGIGGAVVASRAGLTGNQVVVQEVQRDTSTDASNTGSTDGTSMTMQQIAAVASPSVVAITTEQMSSSQTWFGGYYVQSGAGSGIIVSQDGYILTCAHVVSGATSVKVQLNGSDQSYDATVVGVDSTSDIAVLKVDATGLTPAVIGDSDKLAVGETTVAVGNPLGTLSNTVTQGIVSALNRQVTVEDNDMTLIQTDTSISPGNSGGGLFNANGELIGVVNAKSSYSEAEGIGFAIPINTAMDIAQQLIENGAVARPVLGVSILDIQDSSTAQQYGVSALGVYVADVTKGGGAEAAGVQRGDRIIAIDDTAVSSTSTVKSYLADKQVGDTVTLQVERDGKVLTLNVTLGNSAQ, from the coding sequence ATGAGCAGCGAATACGATTACTCCGGTCTTTACAATAACGGCCAGGGCGACAGTACGCCCGACCCCAATCAGGGCCAGAACAACAACCAGCCCCAGAACGAAGCCAACCAGGCTTCTGCAACCCGGCCCAATCAGCCCAGCCAGCCCGAGCAGGGCGGCTACCCCAACGTGGGCAGCAGCGGCATGAACACCGCCAACACCGCCCGCACCGATTACTCGGCAGGCAGCAGCACCAATAACACCGGTGCCAACACCTACAACCAGCCGAACAACGCCTACGGCCAGAACAACGGCTACACCAGCAGTTTCAGCGGCGGCAATGGTGGCAGCAACGGCGGCTACAATGGCTACAGCTACGCCAGTGCCCCGCAGCAGCCCCCCAAGAAAGAAAAAAAGCATAACAAGGTCCTGCTGCGCGTCCTCGCCGGTGTCGGCGTGGTGGCCCTGGGCTTCGGCGGCGGCATCGGCGGTGCCGTGGTGGCCAGCCGTGCCGGCCTGACCGGCAACCAGGTGGTCGTGCAGGAAGTCCAGCGCGACACCAGCACCGATGCCTCTAACACCGGCAGCACCGATGGCACCTCTATGACCATGCAGCAGATCGCTGCTGTGGCCTCCCCCAGTGTGGTGGCCATCACCACCGAGCAGATGAGCAGCAGCCAGACCTGGTTTGGCGGCTACTATGTGCAGAGCGGTGCCGGTTCCGGCATCATCGTCAGCCAGGATGGCTACATCCTCACCTGCGCCCATGTGGTCAGCGGCGCTACCAGCGTGAAGGTCCAGCTCAACGGCAGCGACCAGAGCTATGACGCCACCGTTGTCGGCGTCGACTCTACTTCCGATATTGCCGTGCTGAAGGTCGATGCCACCGGCCTGACCCCGGCAGTCATCGGCGACAGCGATAAGCTGGCTGTCGGTGAGACCACCGTGGCTGTGGGCAACCCGCTGGGCACCTTGTCCAACACCGTTACCCAGGGCATCGTCAGCGCCCTGAACCGTCAGGTCACCGTGGAAGATAACGATATGACCTTGATCCAGACCGATACATCCATCAGCCCGGGCAACTCCGGCGGCGGTCTGTTCAACGCAAACGGTGAGCTGATCGGCGTGGTCAACGCCAAGAGCAGCTACAGCGAGGCCGAGGGCATCGGCTTTGCCATCCCCATCAACACCGCTATGGACATTGCCCAGCAGTTGATCGAAAACGGCGCTGTGGCCCGCCCGGTGCTGGGCGTCAGCATCCTGGACATTCAGGATTCCTCCACCGCACAGCAGTACGGTGTGTCCGCTTTGGGCGTCTACGTGGCTGATGTCACCAAGGGCGGCGGCGCCGAGGCTGCCGGTGTGCAACGCGGCGACCGCATCATCGCCATCGATGACACGGCTGTCAGCAGCACCTCCACCGTCAAGAGCTACCTGGCCGACAAGCAGGTGGGCGACACCGTCACCCTGCAGGTCGAGCGCGACGGCAAGGTCCTAACTCTCAACGTCACTTTGGGGAATAGTGCGCAGTAA
- a CDS encoding citrate/2-methylcitrate synthase: protein MSDYAAIAKEAAVFTEECVTNNRIDPSLFGQYNIKRGLRDQDGKGVLAGITNISRIDAFEEKDGKKVPCDGKLWYRGYNVYDLIRGLRGKRYAFEEAAYLLLIGDLPNEAQLDAFKDSLVKCRDLPTNFVRDVIMKAPSRDLMNSLTRSVLTLASYDDDIGKTDLQTQLEQCIKLISVFPMLAVYGYHAYHYYECGGSMYIHRPKPELSTAENLLQMLRPDQKYTELEAHVLDIALLLHMEHGGGNNSTFTTRVVSSSGSDTYSVIAAALSSLKGPKHGGANIKVMQMMDDIRAHVTDPTDEAAMHDYLSRIVDRQAFDQKGLIYGMGHAVYSLSDPRAVVFKNFVHQLADAKGRALDFEYYNTIERLAPKVIAEKRHIYKGVSTNVDFYSGFVYDMLGIPVELYTPIFAVARIVGWSAHRMEELVNVDKIIRPAYQSIMTPRDYVPLENR from the coding sequence ATGAGCGATTACGCTGCTATTGCAAAAGAAGCTGCCGTTTTTACCGAGGAATGTGTCACCAACAACCGCATCGACCCGTCCCTTTTTGGCCAATACAACATCAAGCGCGGCCTGCGCGACCAGGACGGCAAAGGCGTGCTGGCAGGCATTACCAACATCTCCCGCATTGATGCCTTTGAGGAGAAGGACGGTAAAAAAGTGCCCTGCGACGGAAAACTCTGGTATCGCGGCTACAACGTGTATGACCTCATCCGGGGCCTGCGCGGCAAGCGCTATGCCTTTGAGGAAGCCGCCTACCTGCTCCTTATCGGTGACCTGCCCAACGAGGCCCAGCTGGATGCTTTCAAGGACAGCCTGGTCAAATGCCGCGACCTGCCCACCAACTTTGTGCGGGACGTCATCATGAAAGCCCCCAGCCGCGACCTGATGAACTCGCTGACTCGCAGTGTGCTCACCCTCGCCAGCTACGATGACGACATCGGCAAGACCGACCTGCAGACCCAGCTGGAGCAGTGCATCAAGCTCATCAGCGTCTTCCCCATGCTGGCCGTCTACGGCTACCACGCCTACCATTATTATGAGTGCGGCGGCAGCATGTACATCCACCGCCCCAAACCGGAGCTTTCCACCGCCGAAAACCTGCTGCAGATGCTCCGCCCCGACCAGAAATACACCGAGCTGGAAGCCCACGTGCTGGACATCGCCCTGCTGCTGCATATGGAGCATGGCGGCGGCAACAACTCCACCTTCACCACCCGCGTGGTCAGCTCCTCCGGGTCGGATACCTACTCGGTCATTGCGGCGGCGCTTTCCAGCCTGAAAGGCCCCAAGCACGGCGGTGCCAACATCAAGGTCATGCAGATGATGGACGACATCCGCGCCCACGTCACCGACCCCACCGACGAAGCCGCCATGCACGACTACCTGTCCCGCATCGTCGACCGCCAGGCCTTCGACCAGAAGGGCCTGATCTACGGCATGGGCCACGCGGTCTACTCCCTCAGCGACCCCCGCGCCGTGGTGTTCAAAAACTTTGTGCACCAGCTGGCCGATGCCAAGGGCCGCGCCCTCGATTTTGAATATTACAACACCATCGAGCGGCTGGCCCCCAAAGTTATCGCAGAAAAACGCCATATTTATAAAGGCGTGTCTACCAACGTCGACTTCTACTCCGGCTTCGTCTATGACATGCTGGGTATCCCCGTGGAGCTGTACACCCCCATCTTCGCCGTGGCGCGCATCGTGGGCTGGTCCGCCCACCGCATGGAGGAGCTGGTCAACGTGGATAAGATCATCCGCCCCGCCTACCAGAGCATCATGACCCCGCGGGACTACGTGCCGCTGGAAAACCGCTGA
- a CDS encoding DUF1538 domain-containing protein yields MNEKLKEKTREALTSVLPITVIVLMLSVTLVPMEVGTLALFLTGAVLLIVGMGFFQLGAEISMTPLGQGIGGSIVRQKKTWLAVVICFAMGAIITISEPDLQVLANQVAAIPNAVLIWTVAAGVGVFTAVAVLRILYRVPLSKMLLGLYLLLFVVSLFVPNEFLAVAFDAGGVTTGPMTVPFIMALGIGFSAARSDKDSANDSFGLIALCSVGPILMVMLLGIFYHPTETIYDAVQLAPVITTQDVALAFLQDLPHYTAEVLQSTLPIVGVFVLFQALTRSFQPRQLVRMVLGFVYTIIGLILFLTGVNVGFAPVGNLLGSGLGSGPLRGALLPIGMLIGYYIVKAEPAVQVLNEQVEEITGGTISRHAMNRALQAGVAVAVALAMLRVLTGLSIYWVLIPGYAAALIMSRFVPPVFVGIAFDSGGVASGPMTSTFLLPLAMGACSAVGGNVVTDAFGIVALVALAPLIAIQIMGLLYARRTQAQTAPNILDDTVVELEEY; encoded by the coding sequence ATGAACGAAAAACTCAAAGAAAAGACCCGCGAAGCCCTGACCAGCGTGCTGCCCATCACGGTCATCGTGCTGATGCTCAGCGTCACGCTGGTGCCCATGGAGGTGGGTACGCTGGCCCTGTTTTTAACGGGGGCGGTGCTGCTCATCGTGGGCATGGGCTTCTTCCAGCTGGGTGCCGAGATCTCCATGACCCCGCTGGGCCAGGGGATAGGCGGCAGCATCGTGCGCCAGAAAAAAACATGGCTGGCCGTTGTCATCTGCTTTGCCATGGGCGCTATCATCACGATCTCAGAACCCGATCTGCAGGTGCTGGCCAACCAGGTGGCGGCCATCCCCAACGCCGTGCTCATCTGGACGGTGGCGGCGGGCGTCGGCGTGTTCACCGCCGTGGCGGTGCTGCGCATTTTGTACCGCGTGCCGCTGTCCAAAATGCTGCTGGGGCTGTATTTGCTGCTGTTCGTGGTGTCCCTTTTTGTCCCCAATGAATTTTTGGCCGTCGCCTTTGATGCCGGCGGCGTCACCACCGGCCCCATGACGGTGCCCTTTATCATGGCGCTGGGCATCGGCTTCTCAGCTGCCCGCAGCGATAAGGACAGCGCCAACGACAGCTTCGGCCTCATCGCTCTGTGCAGTGTTGGCCCCATCCTGATGGTCATGCTGCTGGGCATCTTCTACCACCCCACGGAGACGATTTATGACGCCGTGCAGCTGGCCCCGGTCATCACTACCCAGGATGTGGCACTGGCCTTTTTGCAGGACCTGCCCCATTATACGGCCGAGGTGCTGCAAAGCACGCTGCCCATCGTGGGCGTGTTTGTGCTGTTCCAGGCGCTGACCCGCAGCTTCCAGCCGCGCCAGTTGGTGCGTATGGTGCTGGGTTTTGTGTATACCATTATCGGGCTGATTTTGTTCCTCACCGGTGTCAACGTCGGGTTCGCGCCCGTAGGCAATCTGCTGGGCAGCGGCCTGGGCAGCGGCCCCCTGCGCGGGGCGCTGCTTCCTATCGGCATGCTCATCGGCTACTACATCGTCAAGGCCGAGCCAGCGGTGCAGGTGCTCAACGAACAGGTCGAGGAGATCACCGGTGGCACCATCTCCCGCCATGCCATGAACCGCGCCCTGCAGGCCGGTGTGGCCGTGGCGGTGGCGCTGGCCATGCTGCGCGTGCTGACCGGACTTAGCATCTACTGGGTGCTCATCCCCGGCTACGCGGCGGCGCTTATCATGAGCCGCTTTGTCCCGCCGGTGTTTGTGGGCATCGCGTTTGACTCCGGCGGCGTCGCCAGCGGCCCGATGACATCCACTTTCCTGCTGCCGCTGGCCATGGGCGCATGCAGCGCGGTGGGCGGCAACGTCGTCACCGATGCCTTTGGTATCGTGGCGCTGGTCGCCCTGGCTCCGCTCATCGCCATCCAGATCATGGGCCTGCTGTATGCCCGCCGCACCCAGGCGCAGACCGCCCCCAACATTTTGGACGACACCGTGGTGGAACTGGAGGAATACTGA
- a CDS encoding transcriptional regulator, protein MAATQKRTPCLRLLLSVTQAEDEHRVVEVLQKNGIPLCFEARAKGTAPSELLDAIGLGGTTRVLTAGLLPRANVPAVFGAINKALSYHKRGAGIAVTLPLTGVQNSILQLTAPADCAGPTAEKEEHTMKDHPYALLWVSVKAGHGDEAVDAARKAGARGGTVLKGSRCSTEEASSFLGISIREEQDFVMIVVPQEQKSAVMQAVTAACGLNTPAHGVTAALPVDEVMGLE, encoded by the coding sequence ATGGCTGCAACGCAAAAACGCACCCCCTGCCTGCGGCTGCTCCTTTCGGTCACGCAGGCCGAGGATGAGCACCGCGTGGTGGAAGTGCTGCAAAAAAACGGCATCCCCCTTTGTTTTGAAGCCCGCGCCAAGGGCACAGCCCCGTCTGAGCTGCTGGATGCCATCGGCCTGGGCGGCACCACCCGCGTGCTGACGGCGGGCCTGCTGCCCCGCGCCAATGTCCCGGCGGTGTTCGGGGCCATCAACAAGGCGCTTTCTTACCACAAGCGCGGCGCAGGCATCGCCGTGACCCTGCCGCTGACCGGCGTACAGAACAGCATTTTGCAGTTGACCGCCCCGGCGGACTGTGCCGGACCCACTGCTGAAAAGGAGGAACACACCATGAAGGACCATCCCTACGCCCTGCTGTGGGTTTCCGTCAAGGCGGGCCACGGCGACGAAGCTGTGGACGCTGCCCGCAAAGCAGGGGCCCGCGGCGGCACAGTGCTGAAAGGCAGCCGCTGCAGTACCGAGGAGGCCAGCAGCTTTTTGGGCATTTCCATTCGGGAGGAGCAGGATTTTGTTATGATCGTCGTCCCGCAGGAGCAGAAATCCGCCGTCATGCAGGCAGTCACCGCCGCCTGCGGCCTGAACACCCCCGCCCACGGTGTAACAGCCGCCCTGCCGGTAGATGAAGTGATGGGATTAGAATAA
- a CDS encoding small multi-drug export protein — protein MLTKYLTVFFVSMVPLIELRGAIPIGVGLGLPLWQVYIISIIGNMLPVPFIFFLARRVLEWGADKPVIGKFFTFCLEKGHKGGEKLKAKAGRGLPWALLLFVGIPLPGTGAWTGTLAASLLDMDFKSSVRACMGGVLLAGCIMGVVSLLGFSAFGAIAG, from the coding sequence ATGCTGACTAAATATCTGACTGTATTTTTCGTCTCGATGGTGCCGCTGATCGAGCTGCGCGGCGCGATCCCCATCGGCGTGGGGCTGGGCCTGCCGCTGTGGCAGGTGTACATCATCTCCATCATCGGCAACATGCTCCCGGTGCCGTTCATCTTCTTTCTGGCCCGCAGGGTGCTGGAGTGGGGCGCGGATAAGCCGGTCATCGGCAAGTTCTTCACCTTCTGCCTGGAGAAGGGCCACAAGGGCGGCGAGAAGCTGAAGGCCAAGGCCGGCCGCGGCCTGCCCTGGGCGCTGCTGCTGTTCGTGGGTATCCCCCTGCCGGGCACCGGTGCCTGGACCGGCACACTGGCCGCCAGCCTGCTGGACATGGATTTCAAATCCAGCGTGCGTGCCTGCATGGGCGGCGTGCTGCTGGCCGGGTGCATCATGGGTGTGGTCAGTTTGCTGGGCTTCTCGGCTTTTGGTGCGATTGCCGGGTAA
- a CDS encoding ferrous iron transport protein A, which produces MPLTMAKAGETVTIQKITGKDEVRLHLAELGFVVGETITVVNEISGNLILQVKEARIALDKTMAMRIMVA; this is translated from the coding sequence ATGCCTTTGACAATGGCAAAAGCAGGTGAGACCGTCACCATCCAGAAGATCACCGGTAAGGATGAAGTTCGTCTGCACCTGGCAGAGTTGGGCTTTGTTGTTGGCGAGACCATTACGGTCGTCAACGAGATCAGCGGCAACCTGATCCTCCAGGTCAAGGAAGCCCGCATCGCGCTGGATAAGACCATGGCCATGCGCATCATGGTCGCCTAA